One Salvia splendens isolate huo1 chromosome 12, SspV2, whole genome shotgun sequence genomic window carries:
- the LOC121759708 gene encoding germin-like protein subfamily 2 member 1 isoform X1, protein MAVCRLLLLMALFLLTYTVSADPDNLQDLCVADLSSPVKVNGFTCKANITADDFFSSGIAKPGLTNNSMGALVTGANVQRIPGLNTLGVSLARIDYAPGGLNPPHTHPRATEVVFVLEGQLDVGFITTANVLISKTIKQGDVFAFPKGLVHFQKNNGMVPAAVISAFNSQLPGTQSIAATLFAAMPPVPDNVLAKAFMVGTKEVQEVKSRFASA, encoded by the exons ATGGCTGTTTGCAGGCTGCTTCTACTCATGGCTCTGTTCTTACTCACCTACACAGTTTCTGCTGATCCTGATAATCTTCAAGATCTTTGTGTTGCTGATCTCTCATCTc CCGTGAAAGTGAACGGGTTCACTTGCAAGGCAAACATAACGGCGGATGACTTCTTCTCCTCCGGAATCGCGAAGCCGGGCCTCACCAACAACTCGATGGGGGCACTGGTGACCGGCGCCAACGTCCAGAGGATCCCAGGCCTGAACACGCTAGGCGTGTCCCTGGCGCGTATTGACTACGCGCCAGGGGGCCTGAACCCACCCCACACCCACCCACGCGCCACGGAGGTGGTGTTCGTGCTGGAGGGACAGCTGGACGTTGGATTCATCACCACGGCCAACGTGCTCATCTCCAAGACCATCAAGCAGGGAGACGTGTTCGCCTTCCCGAAGGGGCTCGTCCACTTCCAAAAGAACAACGGGATGGTCCCGGCCGCTGTCATCTCGGCCTTCAACAGCCAGCTTCCCGGCACGCAGTCCATCGCGGCCACGCTCTTCGCAGCAATGCCGCCGGTGCCGGACAATGTGTTGGCCAAGGCCTTCATGGTTGGGACCAAGGAAGTGCAGGAAGTCAAATCCAGGTTTGCGAGTGCATAA
- the LOC121759708 gene encoding germin-like protein subfamily 2 member 1 isoform X2 codes for MALFLLTYTVSADPDNLQDLCVADLSSPVKVNGFTCKANITADDFFSSGIAKPGLTNNSMGALVTGANVQRIPGLNTLGVSLARIDYAPGGLNPPHTHPRATEVVFVLEGQLDVGFITTANVLISKTIKQGDVFAFPKGLVHFQKNNGMVPAAVISAFNSQLPGTQSIAATLFAAMPPVPDNVLAKAFMVGTKEVQEVKSRFASA; via the exons ATGGCTCTGTTCTTACTCACCTACACAGTTTCTGCTGATCCTGATAATCTTCAAGATCTTTGTGTTGCTGATCTCTCATCTc CCGTGAAAGTGAACGGGTTCACTTGCAAGGCAAACATAACGGCGGATGACTTCTTCTCCTCCGGAATCGCGAAGCCGGGCCTCACCAACAACTCGATGGGGGCACTGGTGACCGGCGCCAACGTCCAGAGGATCCCAGGCCTGAACACGCTAGGCGTGTCCCTGGCGCGTATTGACTACGCGCCAGGGGGCCTGAACCCACCCCACACCCACCCACGCGCCACGGAGGTGGTGTTCGTGCTGGAGGGACAGCTGGACGTTGGATTCATCACCACGGCCAACGTGCTCATCTCCAAGACCATCAAGCAGGGAGACGTGTTCGCCTTCCCGAAGGGGCTCGTCCACTTCCAAAAGAACAACGGGATGGTCCCGGCCGCTGTCATCTCGGCCTTCAACAGCCAGCTTCCCGGCACGCAGTCCATCGCGGCCACGCTCTTCGCAGCAATGCCGCCGGTGCCGGACAATGTGTTGGCCAAGGCCTTCATGGTTGGGACCAAGGAAGTGCAGGAAGTCAAATCCAGGTTTGCGAGTGCATAA